One window of the Podospora pseudocomata strain CBS 415.72m chromosome 7, whole genome shotgun sequence genome contains the following:
- a CDS encoding hypothetical protein (EggNog:ENOG503NY9F; COG:S; BUSCO:EOG09260KGS) produces the protein MSTTAVSTPRTEFFQKLKRVCVPLNQLAVRSQDKTADAKEILQHVESLTELWSTQASQDDSILDDRLADYVFVPLSQVLRDRDQYPMRVVEGVIRLLRELIQHGWKVKTSAALFRQLLILLSFTIGGVPGQERKKDVPEETIIEGFKTLGALITSVDPARLKRSEIPGEDSIPALGHSVTVMIDAVTEDLPSLIQLEAVACLRAVFISTRDNSVLAQFLPGTVSGLGKRLSPPLERQTQKRVLVACLEALQLVFVNVLGDLKVRGLLRQLETATPAAEETKSEGDSESRDIELTPSWLKATAAQVKIALSAVLKLRSNESEEVQRALYRLCIALLDECHASLADSQSILVETALMLQEDDAAQSRLETSLQDLVSIYPELSNGIKSALYSWVAGLPRMMQSSNEKTKQLAIRSILRGSKLGVAMQMDSSTLDDSLADSLRDSIITLMKASKPPKVIDDLGAVDLSQPTALIRSGYTELATYSPVILGSEGQKATRNELGSLISQIGPSSLQVKLATSMLSYVRDSDEPTTQIASFWLAFQLLKSSYAQSADMDELFDFSALGETQQQDEAFQELYDFSTSVLASRSDSVEPPPWQLEALALEVTAYYATRLEEDFRPELIDVLYPVTTFLGSEKPQLRRHAITTLNILASSCGYGSVSELIVDNADYMLDSVSLRLNTFDISPASTRVLTMMIRLTGPKLVPFLEDTVQAVFAALDNYHGYPVFVEGLFDVLGEVVTQGVKSDVLLLAGGDSEPAVDHKKRGYRPQGVEGILETVGKHLARVEGSKSRAEEPFRPVPRKAWGPGREKRKEKSFVEELEAAEDDDDDEEEEKKEMEEEKEAVQTPTYQLLTRILTLTQHYLTSPTPTLRKSLLDLITTVTPALSQSEDAFLPLVNVIWPVLTTRLHDPEPFVAIAAAKALGGLCKGAGDFLGTRLRSVWGEKGQGLRAWMIKVKAEAMGQKKRTSNNGRGLIGGGGGGGGGNRSEGGGIMIPTSTASTGLLSSSIGTGGLLNLDFGSGPTTSPDNGGMKMVSSSSYTTPSGAGRFSQSTRLWEAAVGLVRDVVSYVKVEDEMFDEILELVVDVLPGQKELKDAMETVNGDAVWLGLYERGLLRGLEVKQPVMEGFGFVRVEVGGR, from the exons ATGTCGACAACCGCAGTCTCTACTCCAAGGACCGAGTTCTTCCAAAAG TTGAAGCGGGTCTGTGTGCCTCTCAACCAGTTGGCCGTCCGCTCCCAGGACAAGACAGCCGATGCCAAAGAGATTCTGCAACATGTCGAATCGCTCACTGAACTCTGGTCAACCCAGGCCAGCCAAGATGACAGCATCCTAGACGACAGGCTCGCCGACTATGTCTTTGTCCCTTTGTCGCAAGTCCTCCGTGACAGGGACCAATACCCCATGCGGGTGGTCGAGGGCGTCATCCGTCTACTTAGAGAACTCATACAGCATGGGTGGAAGGTCAAAACATCGGCAGCCCTTTTTCGGCAGCTTTTGATTCTTCTTTCGTTCACCATTGGTGGTGTGCCCGGTcaagaaaggaagaaggaCGTCCCGGAAGAAACGATTATTGAAGGGTTCAAAACGCTGGGAGCCTTGATCACTTCAGTCGACCCTGCTCGGCTTAAAAGATCGGAGATTCCTGGAGAAGACTCCATCCCGGCACTTGGTCACAGTGTCACTGTGATGATTGATGCCGTCACCGAGGATCTTCCTTCTTTGATTCAACTTGAGGCGGTGGCTTGCTTGCGGGCTGTCTTCATCAGCACCAGAGACAACTCTGTTCTTGCTCAGTTTCTGCCTGGCACGGTGTCTGGTCTCGGTAAACGGTTGTCTCCGCCGCTTGAAAGGCAAACTCAAAAGCGAGTTCTTGTGGCTTGTTTGGAAGCCCTCCAGCTTGTGTTTGTCAATGTGTTGGGTGACCTCAAGGTCAGGGGTCTGCTCCGGCAGCTGGAGACAGCCACACCGGCCGCGGAGGAGACAAAATCCGAAGGCGACTCAGAGTCCAGGGATATCGAACTAACACCGTCATGGCTGAAAGCAACTGCTGCTCAAGTGAAGATTGCTTTATCTGCGGTTCTCAAGTTGCGAAGTAATGAGTCTGAAGAGGTCCAGCGTGCTCTTTACAGACTATGTATCGCTCTGCTGGATGAGTGTCACGCTTCACTCGCTGACAGTCAATCAATATTGGTCGAGACAGCACTGATGTTGCAGGAGGATGACGCAGCTCAATCAAGACTCGAGACCAGCCTCCAGGACCTCGTCAGCATCTACCCGGAGCTGAGCAACGGCATCAAATCTGCCCTGTACAGCTGGGTCGCTGGCCTCCCAAGAATGATGCAATCCAGCAACGAAAAGACCAAGCAATTGGCTATCAGAAGTATTCTCCGGGGAAGCAAGCTAGGAGTTGCCATGCAGATGGACTCGTCAACTCTGGACGATTCTCTGGCTGATTCACTAAGAGacagcatcatcactctGATGAAGGCTTCGAAACCTCCAAAGGTGATTGATGACCTAGGCGCCGTCGATCTATCTCAGCCCACAGCCCTCATCAGATCAGGATATACCGAGTTGGCAACATACAGCCCTGTCATTCTTGGCTCTGAAGGCCAAAAGGCTACCCGAAACGAGCTCGGCTCCCTCATCTCTCAGATCGGGCCTTCGAGTCTACAGGTCAAGCTCGCAACCTCTATGCTCAGCTACGTCCGCGACTCGGATGAACCCACAACACAGATTGCCTCCTTCTGGCTCGCCTTTCAGCTCCTCAAGTCGAGCTACGCCCAATCTGCCGACATGGACGAGCTCTTTGACTTTTCTGCCCTGGGCGAgacccagcagcaagacgaAGCCTTCCAAGAGCTCTACGACTTTTCCACCTCTGTTCTCGCGTCCCGCTCTGACTCTGTCGAACCCCCCCCCTGGCAACTCGaagccctcgccctcgaggTCACCGCGTATTATGCCACCCGTCTGGAAGAGGACTTTCGCCCCGAGCTCATCGACGTCTTGTATCCTGTCACTACCTTTCTCGGGTCAGAAAAGCCTCAACTCAGGCGGCATGCGATCACTACGTTGAACATTCTCGCCTCTTCGTGCGGGTATGGTTCCGTGTCGGAGTTGATTGTCGACAATGCGGATTACATGCTTGATTCTGTCTCCCTACGCCTCAATACTTTTGACATAAGCCCTGCTTCGACGAGGGttttgacgatgatgattaGGCTGACGGGGCCGAAACTGGTGCCGTTTTTGGAGGATACGGTGCAGGCTGTTTTTGCGGCGCTGGATAATTATCATGGGTATCCTGTTTTTGTTGAGGGGCtgtttgatgttttgggggaggtcgTGACGCAGGGTGTGAAGTCGGATGTGTTGCTTCTTGCGGGTGGTGACAGCGAACCTGCTGTTGATCATAAGAAGAGGGGTTATCGACCtcagggggtggaggggattCTGGAAACGGTGGGGAAGCATCTTGCGAGAGTGGAGGGGTCAAAATCGAGGGCTGAGGAGCCGTTTCGGCCTGTCCCAAGAAAGGCCTGGGGtccggggagggagaagaggaaggagaagtcgtttgttgaggagctggaagctgctgaggatgatgatgatgatgaagaagaagaaaagaaggagatggaggaagagaaagaagctgTCCAGACGCCGACGTATCAGTTGCTGACTAGGATACTGACGCTGACGCAGCACTATCTTACCTCTCCTACTCCTACCCTGAGGAAATCACTCCTGGATCTCATTACAACCGTTACACCTGCCTTGTCCCAGTCGGAGGATGCATTCTTACCGCTTGTGAACGTGATCTGGCCGGTTTTGACCACGAGGTTGCATGATCCGGAGCCCTTTGTTGCGATAGCGGCTGCTAAGGCGTTGGGGGGGCTGTGTAAAGGGGCGGGTGACTTTTTggggacgaggttgaggagtgtgtggggagaaaaggggcagGGGTTGAGGGCTTGGATGATCAAGGTTAAGGCGGAGGCTATGGGTCAGAAGAAGCGGACGAGTAAcaatgggagggggttgattggtggtggtggtggtggtggtggtgggaatagaagtgaggggggagggattaTGATTCCTACTTCTACGGCTTCTACGGGTTTGTTGTCATCCTCGATTGGAACAGGGGGACTGCTCAACCTTGATTTTGGCAGTGGGCCGACTACATCTCCTGATAATGgggggatgaagatggtttcctcgtcgtcgtatACCACACCTTCAGGGGCCGGGAGGTTTTCACAATCTACGCGGCtttgggaggcggcggttgggttggtgagggatgtTGTTTCCTATgtcaaggtggaggatgagatgttTGATGAGAttttggagttggtggttgatgtctTGCCTGGGCAGAAGGAATTAAAGGACGCGATGGAGACGGTGAATGGGGATGCggtttggttggggttgtatgagagggggttgctgagggggttggaggttaAGCagccggtgatggaggggtttgggtttgtgagggtggaggttggaggaagGTAG